From Xylanibacter oryzae DSM 17970, a single genomic window includes:
- a CDS encoding GGGtGRT protein yields the protein MIRKVNFESQERRIEQVLAALNANGIKDIEEANQICENAGVDPYQICEETQGICFENAKWAYVVGAAIAIKKGVKTAADAAEAIGLGLQSFCIPGSVADDRKVGIGHGNLAARLLREETQCFAFLAGHESFAAAEGAIKIAEMANKVRKNPLRTILNGLGKDAAQIISRINGFTYVQTKFDYYTSELNVVKEISYSDGPRAKVKCYGADDVREGVAILWKEGVDVSITGNSTNPTRFQHPVAGTYKKERVLAGKPYFSVASGGGTGRTLHPDNMAAGPASYGMTDTLGRMHSDAQFAGSSSVPAHVEMMGFLGMGNNPMVGATVAVAVTVDMAINKK from the coding sequence ATGATTAGAAAAGTTAATTTCGAAAGTCAGGAGCGTAGAATCGAACAAGTTCTAGCTGCCTTGAACGCTAACGGTATCAAAGATATCGAAGAGGCTAATCAAATTTGCGAAAACGCTGGAGTTGATCCTTATCAAATTTGCGAGGAAACTCAGGGTATTTGCTTTGAGAATGCAAAATGGGCTTACGTTGTAGGTGCAGCTATTGCTATAAAGAAAGGTGTTAAGACTGCTGCTGATGCTGCAGAGGCTATTGGTCTTGGCCTACAGAGTTTCTGTATTCCTGGTTCAGTAGCTGACGACCGTAAGGTTGGTATCGGTCACGGTAATCTTGCTGCACGTTTGCTCCGCGAAGAAACACAGTGTTTCGCTTTTCTAGCTGGACACGAGAGTTTTGCAGCAGCAGAAGGTGCTATCAAAATTGCAGAGATGGCAAACAAAGTTCGTAAGAATCCATTGCGCACTATCCTGAATGGTCTTGGTAAAGATGCTGCTCAGATTATCAGCCGTATCAATGGTTTTACATATGTTCAGACTAAGTTTGACTACTATACATCAGAATTGAATGTTGTTAAGGAAATTTCTTACTCAGACGGTCCTCGCGCCAAAGTAAAATGCTACGGTGCTGATGATGTACGCGAAGGTGTTGCTATCCTATGGAAGGAAGGTGTTGATGTTTCAATCACTGGTAACTCTACTAATCCTACACGTTTCCAGCATCCTGTAGCTGGTACATATAAGAAAGAACGTGTACTCGCTGGAAAGCCTTACTTCTCAGTTGCTTCAGGTGGTGGAACAGGCCGTACTCTTCATCCTGATAATATGGCAGCTGGTCCTGCTTCATACGGTATGACTGATACCCTTGGACGTATGCACTCTGATGCTCAGTTTGCAGGTTCTTCATCTGTTCCTGCGCACGTAGAAATGATGGGATTCCTGGGAATGGGTAATAATCCTATGGTTGGTGCTACTGTTGCTGTTGCAGTAACTGTAGATATGGCTATCAATAAAAAGTAA
- a CDS encoding iron-sulfur cluster assembly scaffold protein: protein MIYSKEVDNMCVVAKGPNHGPAPIPEEGKWIQSKEIKDISGYTHGVGWCAPQQGACKLSLNIKEGIIQECLVETIGCTGMTHSAAMASEILPGKTILEALNTDLVCDAINTAMRELFLQIVYGRSQSAFSEGGLVIGAGLEDLGKGLRSQTGTLYGTVAKGTRYLELTEGYITKMFLDKENLVCGYEYVNLGKMMEAIKKGMDANEAVKKFTGSYGRTTAEQGIVKSIDPRKE, encoded by the coding sequence ATGATTTATTCTAAAGAAGTGGACAACATGTGTGTTGTCGCTAAAGGTCCTAACCACGGACCAGCTCCAATTCCTGAGGAAGGAAAATGGATTCAGTCCAAAGAGATTAAAGACATCTCTGGTTATACCCACGGTGTGGGTTGGTGTGCACCACAACAAGGTGCTTGTAAATTATCACTGAACATTAAGGAAGGTATTATTCAGGAATGCCTAGTTGAAACTATCGGTTGTACTGGTATGACACACTCAGCAGCAATGGCTTCTGAAATTCTACCAGGTAAAACTATCCTTGAAGCTCTTAATACAGACCTTGTATGTGATGCCATCAATACAGCTATGCGCGAACTATTCCTGCAGATTGTTTATGGTCGTTCTCAGAGTGCTTTCTCCGAAGGCGGACTAGTTATAGGTGCTGGACTTGAAGATCTTGGTAAAGGTCTGCGTAGCCAGACAGGTACTTTGTATGGAACAGTAGCTAAAGGTACACGTTACCTTGAGTTGACAGAAGGTTACATCACAAAAATGTTTCTAGACAAAGAAAATCTTGTTTGCGGTTACGAATATGTGAACCTAGGCAAGATGATGGAAGCAATTAAAAAGGGTATGGACGCAAACGAGGCAGTGAAAAAATTCACAGGTTCTTATGGACGTACAACTGCAGAGCAGGGAATTGTTAAGAGTATTGACCCACGTAAAGAATAA
- a CDS encoding DMP19 family protein has translation MKKIIIKEKDLMAAAKEGMDAFIGIFADTINKAIGGQLTANNMSELNSDQITLLAYIDLRNEVMDGGFVQLIHNGYGAFIFINPFAKMLKTWGLRELSKLVFDASHLYKKYHENIEKDCTDEEFMALFEQFPEFDDVDDEFVENEELWTENIARYIDENVDKFAEIEKENE, from the coding sequence ATGAAAAAAATTATTATAAAAGAGAAAGACCTTATGGCTGCTGCCAAAGAAGGTATGGATGCATTTATAGGCATATTTGCTGATACCATTAATAAAGCTATTGGAGGTCAATTGACAGCTAACAACATGAGTGAGCTGAATTCTGATCAAATTACCCTTCTTGCATATATAGATCTACGCAATGAAGTTATGGATGGAGGATTTGTACAGCTTATACATAATGGTTATGGAGCTTTTATCTTTATTAATCCTTTTGCAAAGATGCTTAAAACGTGGGGGCTTAGAGAATTGTCTAAACTTGTTTTTGATGCAAGTCATCTTTATAAGAAGTATCATGAAAATATTGAAAAAGATTGTACAGATGAAGAATTTATGGCATTGTTTGAACAATTCCCTGAATTTGACGATGTTGATGATGAATTTGTCGAAAATGAAGAGCTGTGGACAGAAAATATAGCTAGATATATTGATGAAAATGTTGATAAGTTTGCTGAGATAGAAAAAGAAAATGAATAA
- the smpB gene encoding SsrA-binding protein SmpB gives MNKNEQLNKKSPVNIKNKKASFEYFFVDTFTAGIVLTGTEIKSIRMGKASLVDTFCYINNGELWVKGMNISPYFYGSYNNHESKRDRKLLMTKKELLKLEAATKQTGFTIVPTLVFINEKGLAKINIALAKGKKEFDKRQTLKEKEDRREIDRAIKRF, from the coding sequence ATGAATAAGAATGAACAATTAAATAAAAAAAGTCCTGTAAATATAAAAAACAAGAAAGCTTCTTTTGAATATTTTTTTGTTGATACATTTACTGCGGGTATAGTACTTACGGGTACGGAGATTAAATCAATCCGTATGGGTAAGGCTTCTTTGGTAGATACTTTTTGCTATATTAATAATGGAGAATTATGGGTCAAGGGTATGAATATCAGCCCATATTTTTATGGTTCTTACAACAATCATGAAAGTAAAAGAGATAGGAAATTATTAATGACAAAGAAAGAACTTCTAAAACTAGAAGCTGCTACAAAGCAGACCGGATTTACAATAGTGCCTACATTGGTTTTTATAAACGAAAAAGGTCTTGCAAAGATAAATATAGCTTTGGCTAAAGGAAAGAAAGAATTTGACAAGAGACAGACGCTTAAAGAAAAAGAAGATAGGCGGGAAATAGATAGAGCTATTAAGAGATTCTAA